One Papaver somniferum cultivar HN1 chromosome 10, ASM357369v1, whole genome shotgun sequence genomic window carries:
- the LOC113318481 gene encoding aspartate--tRNA ligase 1, cytoplasmic-like: MAKKRGYLFKSGVIIEVHLFIILSKIYGIGKTLPPAPVETDTAARSEAFVEKPMEVGEPYRVYSDVPAPANQGSLRIESPTEHVGEPSRVFSDVHAPANQGSLRIESPTEHVRVSSTVSDVLELVLREFFSSRKFIGMHTKKLIAGSSSAAPFCKLNWEGYPTCLSHSPQFARKMAIRGGSERVFEIGPVFKEDSISKQLCEYTGVDVY, translated from the exons ATGGcaaaaaaacgggggtatcttTTTAAATCGGGTGTAATAATAGAGGTACATCTGTTTATAATTCTTAGCAAAATCTATGGCATTGGTAAAACTCTTCCCCCGGCTCCAGTAGAAACTGATACCGCAGCACGGAGTGAAGCTTTTGTTGAAAAACCTATGGAG GTTGGAGAACCATATAGGGTCTATTCAGATGTGCCAGCACCTGCTAACCAAGGGAGTTTACGCATTGAGTCTCCAACTGAACAT GTAGGAGAACCATCTAGGGTCTTCTCAGATGTACATGCACCTGCTAACCAGGGGAGTTTACGCATTGAGTCTCCAACTGAACAT GTTAGAGTATCGTCTACGGTTTCAGATGTGCTCGAACTT GTATTGAGGGAGTTTTTCTCATCAAGAAAATTTATTGGAATGCATACTAAAAAACTGATTGCAGGCTCGAGCAGTGCTGCACCTTTCTGTAAACTTAACTGGGAAGGCTACCCAACTTGCCTATCCCATTCACCTCAATTTGCAAGGAAGATGGCAATCCGTGGTGGTTCTGAGCGTGTTTTTGAGATAGGACCTGTTTTCAAGGAGGACTCTATAAGCAAACAGTTGTGTGAATATACTGGTGTTGATGTTTATTAA